The Ralstonia pseudosolanacearum genome includes the window ATTCAGGGTGACGGTGACGATGCGCTGGGTCATGCTGCGGCCATCTCCGTGCCGGCGCGATGAGCGGGGAGGGTGGCTTCGAGCGCCCGCACGTCTTCGGCCGATGCGCAGGCGAGCGCCTGCCCCGCCAGCTCAGTCAACTGCCCCACATGGGCATCGCGCAGGCGCGCCTTCACGGCGGGGATGTCCCGCGGGCTCATCGACAGTTCGTGCACGCCCAGGCCCGTCAGCAGCAGGGCGCCGAACGGGTCGCCGGCCAGTCCGCCGCACACGCCCACCCAGCGGCCGCGCCGCGCCGCGCCTTGCACGGTCAACTGGATCAGCCGCAGTACGGCGGGGTGCAGGCTGTCGGCCTCGGCGGCGAGGTCGGGGTGCTGGCGGTCGATCGCCAGCGTGTACTGCGTGAGGTCGTTGGTGCCGATCGAGAAGAAATCGACGTGCTCGGCCAACTGGTCGGCCAGCAGCGCGGCGGCCGGCACTTCCACCATGATGCCCAGCGGCACCGCCGGCGCACCGAGTTCGGCGCGGATGCGCTCGCAGGCGGCGCGCAGGGCGATCCCCTCGTCGAGCGACGTGATCATCGGAAACATGATCGACAGCGGGCCGCCGCCGCAGGCCGCGCGGTAGAGCGCGCGCAGCTGCGGCTCCAGCAGGTCGGGCCGGCGCAGCAGCAGCCGCGCGCCGCGCACGCCCAGGAAGGGGTTCTCCTCCTTGGGCAGGTTCAGGTACGGGACCTGCTTGTCGCCGCCGATGTCGAGCGTGCGCACGATCAGCGGGCGGCCGCCCAGGGCGGCGAGCATGGCGGCATAGACCTCGTGCTGCGCGTCTTCGTCCGGGGCATGGTCGCGCTCAAGGAAGAGAAACTCGGTGCGCATCAGGCCCACGCCTTCGGCGCCCAGGGTGATGGCCTCGATGGCCTGCGCGGGCAGGTTGACGTTGGCGGCGATCTCCACCGCGTGGCCGTCGCGCGTGCGGGCCGGCAGGCCGCGTTCGGCCTGCTCGCGCTGCGCCCGCGCGGCGTCTTCCCGCAGCCAGGCCTCGGCGCCGGCGATGGCGGCAGCATCCGGGTCGAGATACAGCTGACCGCCGGAGCCATCGACGATGGCCTGCGTGCCGGAGGCCACGTCCAGCACGGCCGGCCCGGCCGCCACCACTGCGGGAATGCCCAGCGTGCGCGTCAGGATGGCGGTATGCGAGGTGGGTCCGCCCTGCGCGGTGACGATTCCGGCGATGCGGCGGGTATCCAGGGCGGCGGTGTCCGATGGCGACAGGTCTTGCGCCACCAGGATGCACGGCCCGTCCGGCAGCGCCTGCGCCGTGCCGCGCAGGGCGGGATCGAGATGGCCGAGCACGCGCCGGCCCACATCGCGCAGGTCGGCGGCGCGTGCGGCCAGCAGCGGATTGCCCAGCGCCGCCAGCCGTTCGGCCAGCCGCTCCACGGCGTGATGCCACGACCATGCCACGCCGTGGCCCTCGACCATCGCCTGGCAGGTCAGCGTCATCAGGTCGGTGTCGCCCAGCAGTTCGGCCTGGGCCTTGAAGATGCCGGCCTCGGCTTCGCCCAGCCGCGCGGCGGTGTCGCGGGCGAGCTCGGCCAGTTCGGCGCGCGTGTCGGCCAGGGCGCGGTCCAGCAGATCGCCGCCCGCGGCCAGCGGAACCGGATGGTCGGGGACGGCCGAGACCCCCGGCTGCACGACGTGGACGATGCCGATGGCCAGCCCGGGGCTCGCGCCGATGCCGCCGATGGCGGGCAGGTCCGCCGCGGGCTGCCAGCCGCGTGCGATCTGGCGCGTGCGTGCGGCTTGCGTGTCGCGCGCGGCCTGGGCGCGCTCCTGGGCCGTCAGGCTGCGGATGGTGTGCTGCAGCGCCGTCAGCGCGGCGCGGGCATCCGGCCCCTCGGCCGACAGCGTGAGCGCGGCGCCGGCGGCCAGCCCCAACTGCAGCAGCGCCACCAGGTTCTTGGCGTCGGCGGTCTCCGCGCCATGGCGGACCTGCACGCGCGCGGCGAACCGGCGCGCGGTCTCGACCCACTGCGCAGCGGGGCGGGCGTGCAGGCCGCTGGGGTAGTCCAGCGTCAGCGCCAGCCGTTCGGCCAGATCGCCGCCCGGGGCGCTGGCCGCCGGGGCCGGCGCATCCTGCGACAGCGCGGCGACGATGTCCTCCGCCCGCTGCGTGGCAAACAGCTGGCGCAGGCGCGCGTCGTCGTTCAGCAGGCGGGTCAGCCGGCGCAGCAGCGTGATGTGCTCGTCCGACTGCGCCGCAATCGCAAACACCAGGTGCGTGGTCTGGCCCGGGTGCCATTCCAGCCCGTCGGGAAACTGCAGCACCGCGATGCCGGTCTGGCGGATCAGGTGGCGGTCCTCGCCCATGCCGTGCGGAATGGCGACGCCGTGGCCGAGGAAGGTGTTGGCCACGGTCTCGCGGCGCAGCAGGCTGTCGATGTACGCCGGGTCGATGCATCCGGTGTCGGCCAGCAGCCGGCCGGCCGCCCGGATGGCGCTGGTCTTGTCAGTGGCGCGCTGCTGCAGGCGGATGCGCTCGGCGCAGATGAGGGGGGACGGCATGCGACGGTGTCTCCTGCGATCGCCGGGCTCGCGGGCGCGGCGGGCGTGTCGTTGATGTGGTCGGATTGAAATCGATTACATTGTTCGTGTCAATGTGCGGTGCGTCGTCGTGCCGCCGATAAGTGAATGGTTGTGCGCAATGTTGGGGAATTCCCGGGGATGGCGGTCGTTGGTCGCCGTGTCGGCATTCGCTATCATGGCGCTTTCTTTGGAAACGATTTCAGCAATGACGGTCCGGATCAAGGATGTGGCGGCGGCGGCCGGGGTGTCGGTGGCAACGGTGTCGCGCGCGCTGGCCGGCGGGCCGGTCAGCGAGGCGCTGCGCAAGCGTGTCGATGCCGCGGTGGCGGCGTCGGGCTATCGGCCCAACCTGTCGGCGCGGCGGCTGCGCTCGCAGCAGGCGCAGACCGTCGGGCTGATCGTGTCGGACATCCGCAACCCGTTCTTCACCAGCGTCAGCCGGGCGGTGGAGGACGCCGCCTACGCGGCCGGCCTGCGCGTGATCCTGTGCAATTCCGACGAGGATCCCGACAAGGAAGCGATGTACCTGCGCCTGATGGAGGAGGAGCGCGTGACCGGCGTGATCCTGTCGCCCACGCGCCGCATCGCCGAATCGCCGGCGCCGGTGGTGCTCGGGTTCCCGGTGGTACTGATCGACCGCGCCGGCCCGGCCTGCGGCGTCGACGCCGTGGTGCTCGACAACCAGCAGGCGGCGCAGGCGCTGGCCGAGCATCTGGCGCAGCACGGCTACCGGCGCATCGGCGGGCTGTTCGGCCGCACCAGCAGCACCGGCGCGGAGCGGCACGCGGGCGTGGCCGCCGGGCTGGCCCGCCACGGCCTGGCGATCGATGCGCGCTTCATCCTCCCCACCGCCGAGGCCGCCGAGGCCGAAACGCTGGCATGGCTGGCCTCGGGCGAGCGGCCCGACGCGCTGGTCGCCAGCAATGCGCAGTCGCTGCTGGGCGTGCTGCGGGCGATCCGCCGCCTGTCGCTGGACGTGCCGGGCGACATCGCCGTGGCCGGTTTCGACAACGAGCCGTGGACGGAGCTGGCCGGACCGGGCGTCACCGTGATCGAACAGCCGGTCTACGACATCGGGCGCCTGGCGATGACGATGCTGCAGGAGCGGCTGGCGCAGCCCGAATTGCCCACGCGCCGGGTGCTGCTGACTGGGCGGCTGGTGGCGCGCGGCTCGACGCCGCGGCGGCGCATGTAGCGGGCGATTACAATGCCCGGACGAAGACGGCCCCGCCCGCCGCCTCACTCCGGAGCCCCCGATGTCCACCCAAGTCATCCGTGCCGCGTGTCCGCACGATTGCCCCGACACCTGCGCCTTGCTCGTCACCGTGGAGGGCGGCCGCGCCACACGCGTGCAGGGCGATCCGGAGCATCCGACCACGCAGGGCGTGCTCTGCACCAAGGTCAACCGCTACGCCGAACGCACCTATCACCCCGACCGGCTGCTGACGCCGATGAAACGCATCGGCGCCAAGGGCGAGGGCCGGTTCGCGCCGATCTCGTGGGACGAGGCGCTCGACACCATTGCCGCCCGCCTAGGCGGGATCGCGGCGCGCAGCCCGCAGGCCATCCTGCCGTACAGCTATGCGGGCACGATGGGCCTGGTGCAGGGCGAAAGCATGGCCGCGCGCTTCTTCCACCGGCTGGGCGCGTCGCTGCTGGACCGCACCATCTGCGCCTCGGCCGGCGCGACGGCGCTGCGCTACACGTATGGCGCGAGCCTCGGCATGGACATCGAGCACGTGCAGGACGCCCGGCTGATCCTGATCTGGGGCGGCAATCCGATCGCCTCCAACCTGCATTTCTGGACGCGCGCCCAAGAGGCCAAGCGGCGCGGCGCCACGCTGGTGGCGATCGATCCGTACCGCTCGCTGACGGCCGAGAAGTGCCATCGGCATCTGGCCGTGCGTCCCGGCACCGATGCGGCGCTGGCGCTGGCGATGATCCATGTGCTGATCCGCGATGACCTGCTCGATCACGGCTACATCGCCGATCACACGCTGGGCTTCGAGGCGCTGCGCGAGCGCGCGCGGCAGTACACGCCCGAGTACGCCGCCACGCTGTGCGGCATCGATGCCGCCGACATCGAATGGCTGGCCACGCTGTATGGCACCACCGCCGTGCGCGAGCGCCAGCCCGTGGCCATCCGCCTGAACTACGGCATGCAGCGCGCCCACGGCGGCGGGCAGGGCGTGCGCGCGGTGGCGTGCCTGCCGTCGTTGGTGGGCGCGTGGCGCGCGCCGGCAGGCGGGTTGCTGCTGTCGACCTCGGGCTTCTTCCCGATCGACACCGCGGCCTTGCAGCGCCCCGACCTGCTGCCCGGCTGGCCCGCGCAGCCGCGCACCCTCAACATGAGCACCATCGGCGATGCGCTGCTGCACCCGGGCGATGCATCGTTCGGCCCGAAGGTGGAGGCCGTGGTCGTCTACAACAGCAATCCGGTGGCGGTGGCGCCCGAATCGCGCAAGGTGGCCGCCGGCTTCGCGCGCGAAGACCTGTTCACCGTCGTGCTGGAGCACTTCCGGACCGACACCGCCGACTACGCCGACATCCTGCTGCCCGCCACCACGCAGCTCGAACACGTCGACGTGCACAAGGCCTACGGCCATACCTACATGCTGGCCAACAACGCCGCCATCGCGCCGCTGGGCCAGGCGCTGCCGAACACGGAGATCTTCCGTCGCCTCGCGCAGCGCATGGGGTTTGCCGACCCGTGCTTCGCCGATTCCGATGACGACATCGCCGCCCAGGCCCTGCGCCGCGGCGACCCGTCCGCCGCCCACATCGACTGGGCCACGCTCAAGCGCGAGGGCTGGCAGAAGCTGGCGCACCCGGCCGCGCCGTTCGCGCGCGGCGGCTTTCGCACGCCGTCTGGCCGCTGCGAGTTCTACGCCGAGCAGATGGCCCGCGACGGCCTCGACCCGCTGCCCGGCCATGTGCCGCCGCACGAATCGCCCGTCAGCGCGCCGGAGCTGGCCAGGCGCTATCCGCTGTCGATGATCTCGCCGCCGGCGCGCAACTTCCTCAACTCGACCTTCGTCAACGTGGACAGCCTGCGCAACACCGAGGGCGAGCCGCATCTCGATATCCACCCGGACGACGCCCGCGCGCGCGGCGTGGCCGACGGCAGCATGGTCCGCGTCTTCAACGACCGCGGCACCATGCACGCCCGCGCCCGCGTGACCGATCGCGCCCGGCCGGGCGTGGTGGTCGGCCTGTCGATCTGGTGGAAGAAGCTGGCGCCGGACGGTACCAACGCCAACGAGCTGACCAGCCAGCGCCTGACCGACATGGGCCGGGCGCCCACCTTCTACGACTGCCTGGTGGAGGTCGCACCGGCGGCGCAGGCAGCCTGAGGAATCGACCGATATGCGTGGCGTTCGTGCGGGAGTGTTGGCGCTGTCCATGGCCGGCGCGGCGTTGCTGACCGGTTGCGATACGGTCGGCTATTACTACCAGTCGGTCACCGGTCACCTGTCGCTGATGGCGCAGCGGCAGTCGCTCGATGAAGCCATCGAGCACGCCCGCCAGGCGCGTGACGACCGGCTTGCCCGCCGGCTGGAGGATGCCCGCTCCATCCGCGCGTATGCCTCGCGCGAGCTCGACCTGCCCGATAACCACAGCTACCGCGTCTACGCCAACATCAAGCGCCCGTTCGCGGTGTGGAACGTGTTCGCCGCGCCCGAACTGTCGGTCAAGCTCAAGACGTGGTGCTTCCTGGTGGTCGGCTGCGTGACCTATCGCGGCTACTACGACCGCAACGCCGCCCAGGCCTACGCCGACACGCTGCGCGCCCAGGGCTGGGACGTGGACGTGGCGGGCATTCCCGCGTACTCCACGCTCGGGTACTTCGACGATCCGCTGCTCAACACCTTCGTCAACCTGCCGGAGGGCGAACTGGCGCGGCTGATCTTCCACGAGCTCGCGCACCAGGTGGTCTACGCCAAGGGCGATACGGCGTTCAACGAGTCCTTCGCCACCGCGGTGGAGACCATCGGCGTCGAGCGCTGGCTGGCGGACGCCGCGACCCCGGAAGTCCGTGCGGAATACGCCGCATACGACGCCCGGCGCGTACAATTTCGCGCCTTGCTGCTGGACTACCGCAACCGCCTGGAGGCGCTGTACGCCAGCCCCGTATCCGATGACGAGAAACGTGTTGGCAAACGCGTGCTGTTCGACAGCCTGCGGGCCGATTACGCCAAGCTCAAGGCCGGCTGGGGCGGCTACGCCGGCTACGACCGCTGGTTCGCGCAGCCGCTGTCGAATGCGCACCTGGGCGCGGTGGCCAGCTACCTGCAGTGGGTGCCGGCTTTCACGGCGCTGTATCAGCGCGACGGCGGCGACTGGGCGCGCTTCTATGCCGACGTCAAGGCGATGGCGCGCGCGCCGCAGGCCGAGCGGACCGCCGCGCTGACGGCGCTGGCACCGCCGGCGGCACCGGGTGCGGAGATGTCCCGGGCGGCCAGCAGTGCGGCTTCAGGCATTTCCGGGCGCCCGAGGGATCCGTCTAAGTTATTGTTCTGACACACTCATCCGCGTACGATGCGAGAAAAAATCGAACGACCATTCGAAAAAAATCGACATTCGCCAGGAGACACATCCATGGAGAAACCGTGGCTGCAGCACTATCCCCCCGGGGTCCCCGCCGAGATCGACGCGTCGCAGTACCGATCCCTGGCGCATCTGCTTGAAGATTCCTTCCAGAAGAACCGTGACCGTCGCGCTCTCGAGTGCATGGGCAAGGTGCTGACCTACGGCGAAGTCGATACGCTGTCGCGCCAGCTGGCGGCGTGGCTGCAGTCTCGGGGCCTGGTGCCCGGCGCGCGCGTCGCGCTGATGATGCCCAACGTGCTGCAGTATCCGGTGGCGCTGGCCGCCGTGCTGCGTGCCGGCTACGTGGTCGTCAACGTCAACCCGCTCTACACCCCGCGCGAACTGGAGCACCAGCTCAAGGACAGCGGCGCGGAAGCCATCGTCATCCTGGAGAACTTCGCGACCACGCTGCAGCAGGTGCTGCCGAACACGCCGGTCAAGCACATCGTCGTGGCCAGCATGGGCGACCTGCTGGGCGGGCTGAAGGGCATGCTGGTCAATTTCGTCGTGCGCACCGTCAAGAAGATGGTGCCGGCGTGGGAGCTGCCCAACTGCATCCGCTTCAACACCGCGCTGGAAGCGGGCGCCAGGCTGGCGCTCAAGCCCACCGCGGTCGGCCCCGACGACGTTGCCTTCCTGCAATACACAGGCGGCACCACCGGCGTGTCCAAAGGCGCGACGCTGCTGCACCGGAACATCGTCGCCAATGTGCTGCAGTCGGAGGCGTGGATGCAGCCGGGGCTCGACAAGCCGGCCCACGACGGCAGCCGGCTGGCGCCCGACGATGAGGTCGTCACCATCACCGCGCTGCCGCTGTATCACATCTTCGCGCTGACGGTGTGCTGCCTGCTGTCGATGCGCAAGGGCGGCCTGGCGGTGCTGATCCCCAACCCGCGCGACATCCCGGGCTTCATCAAGGTGCTCAAGCGGTACCGCTTCCACATGTTCCCGGCGGTCAACACGCTGTACAACGCGCTGCTCAACCATCCCGAGTTCGCCAGCGTGGACTGCTCGCGCCTGCGCGTCGCCAACGGCGGCGGCATGGCGGTGCAGGAAGCGGTGGCCAAGAAGTGGCTCGAGGTGACCGGCTGCCCGATCATCGAAGGCTACGGGCTGTCCGAAACCTCGCCTTCGGCCACCTGCAACCCGACCGATACCGATGTCTTCTCGGGCACGATCGGCTTGCCGCTGCCGTCCACCGAGATCGCGATCCGCGACGACGAGGGCCGCGACCAGCCCATCGGCACGCCCGGCGAGATCTGCCTGCGCGGCCCGCAGGTCATGGCCGGCTACTGGAAGCGCCCCGACGAGACCGCCAAGGTCATGTACGCCGATGGCTTCTTCAAGAGCGGCGACGTGGGCGTGATGGACGCGCGCGGCTACACCAAGATCGTCGATCGCAAGAAGGACATGATCCTGGTGTCCGGCTTCAACGTGTATCCGAACGAGATCGAGGGCGTGGTGGCGATGTGTCCCGGCGTGCTGGAAGTCGCGGCCGTGGGCGTGCCCGACGTGCACTCGGGCGAGGTGGTCAAGCTGTTCGTGGTGCGCCGCGACCCGTCGCTCACCGAGGAGAAGCTGCTGGCGTTCTGCAAGGCGCAGCTCACCGGCTACAAGCGTCCCAAGTTCATCGAGTTCCGCAACGAGCTGCCAAAGACCAACGTCGGCAAGATCCTGCGCCGCGAACTGCGCGACGAGGCGATGAAGACGCGCGCGTAAGGCAACCGGGCACGCGTCACCAGACAAGAGCGCCGCGAGAGATCGCGGCGCTTTTGCTTTCGGGCGCGCGCCGCCTACATCAGCCGCGCATCCCGCGTCTCGCGCATGCACAGCACCCCGGCCAGGCTCACCGCCGCCGCCGCCGACACATACGCGCCCACCCAGGCGAGGCCGCCCTGCGCCGCCAGCACCTGCGCGATGTACGGCGCGATCGACGCCCCCAGGATGCCGCCCAGGTTGTAGGACACGCCGGCGCCGGTATAGCGCACATGCGTCGGGAAGAGCTCTGGCAGCAGGGCTCCCATCGGCGCAAAGGTGACGCCCATCAGGAACAGCTCGAGGATGAGGAACAGCGCCACCAGCGGCGTCGAACCGCTGCCCAGCAGTGGCGCCATCGTGAAGCCCGACAGGATGGCCCCGAGGATGCCGGCGAGCAGCACCGGCTTGCGCCCCCAGCGGTCCGACGCCCAGGCCGACAGCGGCGTGGCCAGCGCCATGAACACCACCGCCAGGCACAGCAGCCCCAGGAAGCCCGGGCGCGTGAAGTGCAGCGCCGACACGCCATACGACAGCGAGAACACGGTCGAGATATAGAACAGCGTGTAGCAGACCACCATCGCCAGCGCGCCCAGCAGCGTCGGCCATCCGTGATGCGCCAGCAGCGCGGCG containing:
- the ptsP gene encoding phosphoenolpyruvate--protein phosphotransferase produces the protein MPSPLICAERIRLQQRATDKTSAIRAAGRLLADTGCIDPAYIDSLLRRETVANTFLGHGVAIPHGMGEDRHLIRQTGIAVLQFPDGLEWHPGQTTHLVFAIAAQSDEHITLLRRLTRLLNDDARLRQLFATQRAEDIVAALSQDAPAPAASAPGGDLAERLALTLDYPSGLHARPAAQWVETARRFAARVQVRHGAETADAKNLVALLQLGLAAGAALTLSAEGPDARAALTALQHTIRSLTAQERAQAARDTQAARTRQIARGWQPAADLPAIGGIGASPGLAIGIVHVVQPGVSAVPDHPVPLAAGGDLLDRALADTRAELAELARDTAARLGEAEAGIFKAQAELLGDTDLMTLTCQAMVEGHGVAWSWHHAVERLAERLAALGNPLLAARAADLRDVGRRVLGHLDPALRGTAQALPDGPCILVAQDLSPSDTAALDTRRIAGIVTAQGGPTSHTAILTRTLGIPAVVAAGPAVLDVASGTQAIVDGSGGQLYLDPDAAAIAGAEAWLREDAARAQREQAERGLPARTRDGHAVEIAANVNLPAQAIEAITLGAEGVGLMRTEFLFLERDHAPDEDAQHEVYAAMLAALGGRPLIVRTLDIGGDKQVPYLNLPKEENPFLGVRGARLLLRRPDLLEPQLRALYRAACGGGPLSIMFPMITSLDEGIALRAACERIRAELGAPAVPLGIMVEVPAAALLADQLAEHVDFFSIGTNDLTQYTLAIDRQHPDLAAEADSLHPAVLRLIQLTVQGAARRGRWVGVCGGLAGDPFGALLLTGLGVHELSMSPRDIPAVKARLRDAHVGQLTELAGQALACASAEDVRALEATLPAHRAGTEMAAA
- a CDS encoding LacI family DNA-binding transcriptional regulator, translating into MTVRIKDVAAAAGVSVATVSRALAGGPVSEALRKRVDAAVAASGYRPNLSARRLRSQQAQTVGLIVSDIRNPFFTSVSRAVEDAAYAAGLRVILCNSDEDPDKEAMYLRLMEEERVTGVILSPTRRIAESPAPVVLGFPVVLIDRAGPACGVDAVVLDNQQAAQALAEHLAQHGYRRIGGLFGRTSSTGAERHAGVAAGLARHGLAIDARFILPTAEAAEAETLAWLASGERPDALVASNAQSLLGVLRAIRRLSLDVPGDIAVAGFDNEPWTELAGPGVTVIEQPVYDIGRLAMTMLQERLAQPELPTRRVLLTGRLVARGSTPRRRM
- a CDS encoding molybdopterin-containing oxidoreductase family protein; this encodes MSTQVIRAACPHDCPDTCALLVTVEGGRATRVQGDPEHPTTQGVLCTKVNRYAERTYHPDRLLTPMKRIGAKGEGRFAPISWDEALDTIAARLGGIAARSPQAILPYSYAGTMGLVQGESMAARFFHRLGASLLDRTICASAGATALRYTYGASLGMDIEHVQDARLILIWGGNPIASNLHFWTRAQEAKRRGATLVAIDPYRSLTAEKCHRHLAVRPGTDAALALAMIHVLIRDDLLDHGYIADHTLGFEALRERARQYTPEYAATLCGIDAADIEWLATLYGTTAVRERQPVAIRLNYGMQRAHGGGQGVRAVACLPSLVGAWRAPAGGLLLSTSGFFPIDTAALQRPDLLPGWPAQPRTLNMSTIGDALLHPGDASFGPKVEAVVVYNSNPVAVAPESRKVAAGFAREDLFTVVLEHFRTDTADYADILLPATTQLEHVDVHKAYGHTYMLANNAAIAPLGQALPNTEIFRRLAQRMGFADPCFADSDDDIAAQALRRGDPSAAHIDWATLKREGWQKLAHPAAPFARGGFRTPSGRCEFYAEQMARDGLDPLPGHVPPHESPVSAPELARRYPLSMISPPARNFLNSTFVNVDSLRNTEGEPHLDIHPDDARARGVADGSMVRVFNDRGTMHARARVTDRARPGVVVGLSIWWKKLAPDGTNANELTSQRLTDMGRAPTFYDCLVEVAPAAQAA
- a CDS encoding aminopeptidase, with the protein product MRGVRAGVLALSMAGAALLTGCDTVGYYYQSVTGHLSLMAQRQSLDEAIEHARQARDDRLARRLEDARSIRAYASRELDLPDNHSYRVYANIKRPFAVWNVFAAPELSVKLKTWCFLVVGCVTYRGYYDRNAAQAYADTLRAQGWDVDVAGIPAYSTLGYFDDPLLNTFVNLPEGELARLIFHELAHQVVYAKGDTAFNESFATAVETIGVERWLADAATPEVRAEYAAYDARRVQFRALLLDYRNRLEALYASPVSDDEKRVGKRVLFDSLRADYAKLKAGWGGYAGYDRWFAQPLSNAHLGAVASYLQWVPAFTALYQRDGGDWARFYADVKAMARAPQAERTAALTALAPPAAPGAEMSRAASSAASGISGRPRDPSKLLF
- a CDS encoding long-chain fatty acid--CoA ligase, with translation MEKPWLQHYPPGVPAEIDASQYRSLAHLLEDSFQKNRDRRALECMGKVLTYGEVDTLSRQLAAWLQSRGLVPGARVALMMPNVLQYPVALAAVLRAGYVVVNVNPLYTPRELEHQLKDSGAEAIVILENFATTLQQVLPNTPVKHIVVASMGDLLGGLKGMLVNFVVRTVKKMVPAWELPNCIRFNTALEAGARLALKPTAVGPDDVAFLQYTGGTTGVSKGATLLHRNIVANVLQSEAWMQPGLDKPAHDGSRLAPDDEVVTITALPLYHIFALTVCCLLSMRKGGLAVLIPNPRDIPGFIKVLKRYRFHMFPAVNTLYNALLNHPEFASVDCSRLRVANGGGMAVQEAVAKKWLEVTGCPIIEGYGLSETSPSATCNPTDTDVFSGTIGLPLPSTEIAIRDDEGRDQPIGTPGEICLRGPQVMAGYWKRPDETAKVMYADGFFKSGDVGVMDARGYTKIVDRKKDMILVSGFNVYPNEIEGVVAMCPGVLEVAAVGVPDVHSGEVVKLFVVRRDPSLTEEKLLAFCKAQLTGYKRPKFIEFRNELPKTNVGKILRRELRDEAMKTRA